In Stieleria varia, one genomic interval encodes:
- a CDS encoding transposase, whose translation MGESKTNILEPEFIRSIKVQTTDHRLTSNSGVILLREADHRLGILSSIAQNVDDPRRDDRIRYTITELLRERNTRWPLAIGSR comes from the coding sequence ATGGGTGAAAGCAAGACTAACATTCTTGAGCCTGAATTCATCCGTTCAATCAAGGTTCAAACCACGGATCATCGACTCACGTCCAACTCTGGCGTTATTCTCCTTCGCGAGGCAGATCATCGACTTGGAATACTCTCTTCCATCGCCCAGAATGTTGATGATCCCAGACGCGACGATCGTATCCGCTACACCATCACAGAATTGCTCCGAGAACGTAATACGCGATGGCCGTTGGCTATCGGCTCAAGATGA
- a CDS encoding transposase yields MIPDATIVSATPSQNCSENVIRDGRWLSAQDDLDRLAHDPAFRAAVWDRPGQNVINERLASQPTQSRLISTLTANTGNLEAVRNGLTHSIEQHIKASGSGRRARHATIDIDSFPIEIHGKQKGASYNGYYNGYYKKTVYHPLVASFSVAGDYDSGRSGKRLGNGFIHATLRQGQVHTANGVNRFINTVQKQASKLAVNVDYPMDAGYTIPSVMDCMTDRNLRFVGRLKGNSKLDALAAEHVYRPAGRPPEGGYEYTSWVPIKSIHGNILNG; encoded by the coding sequence ATGATCCCAGACGCGACGATCGTATCCGCTACACCATCACAGAATTGCTCCGAGAACGTAATACGCGATGGCCGTTGGCTATCGGCTCAAGATGATCTCGATCGTCTTGCACACGACCCTGCCTTTCGCGCTGCTGTCTGGGATCGCCCTGGTCAGAATGTCATCAACGAGCGGCTCGCCAGCCAACCGACCCAGTCACGGCTCATCAGCACCTTGACCGCGAACACTGGCAATCTTGAAGCGGTTCGCAATGGCCTTACACATTCTATCGAGCAACACATCAAAGCCTCTGGCAGTGGGCGGCGTGCTCGGCACGCAACGATCGATATCGATAGCTTTCCAATCGAAATCCACGGCAAGCAAAAAGGGGCCTCCTACAACGGCTACTACAACGGCTACTACAAGAAAACGGTTTACCATCCCCTGGTAGCTTCATTCTCGGTTGCTGGCGACTACGACAGCGGGCGCAGCGGCAAACGATTGGGAAATGGCTTCATCCACGCAACATTGCGTCAGGGGCAAGTGCACACGGCAAACGGTGTCAACCGATTCATTAACACCGTTCAAAAGCAGGCTTCAAAACTTGCGGTCAATGTGGACTACCCAATGGATGCGGGCTACACGATCCCATCTGTGATGGACTGCATGACTGACCGGAACTTGCGTTTTGTGGGGCGTCTGAAGGGGAATTCAAAACTAGACGCCCTCGCCGCCGAGCATGTCTATCGTCCTGCAGGGCGTCCACCTGAAGGCGGATACGAATACACCAGCTGGGTGCCTATCAAATCGATACATGGAAACATTCTCAACGGTTGA
- a CDS encoding transposase has protein sequence METFSTVDSRCRRQARSSNWPIGFSARYFFLVTNWQEDQRSAEELLAHYRPRGTFEDRLGEFNAAIGPHLSSQPFKANEATMLLGLLSFNLSSICRNELEDAVGGCWDLTRFQLFILKIGGEIIKHSRRAVLRIAESAQPFWSRLIERFESWTSPRDATTTAPSPRPWMPPPAHSHLCEVLRT, from the coding sequence ATGGAAACATTCTCAACGGTTGATTCTCGTTGTCGTCGACAAGCCAGATCCTCAAACTGGCCAATTGGATTTAGTGCTCGCTATTTTTTCTTGGTAACCAATTGGCAGGAAGATCAGCGCAGTGCCGAGGAACTGTTGGCACACTACCGTCCACGAGGAACGTTTGAAGATCGCTTGGGAGAGTTCAATGCAGCAATCGGCCCTCATCTGTCGTCACAACCGTTCAAGGCGAACGAAGCAACGATGCTGCTTGGTCTGCTTTCATTCAACCTCAGTTCGATCTGCCGCAACGAATTGGAAGACGCAGTAGGCGGGTGCTGGGACCTGACGCGGTTCCAACTATTCATTTTGAAAATCGGTGGTGAGATTATCAAGCACAGTCGTCGAGCAGTGCTTCGCATCGCCGAGTCGGCTCAACCATTTTGGTCACGATTGATTGAACGATTTGAATCGTGGACATCGCCTAGAGACGCGACAACGACCGCTCCATCGCCACGCCCTTGGATGCCTCCACCGGCACATTCCCATCTGTGCGAAGTTTTACGCACGTGA
- a CDS encoding DUF3967 domain-containing protein — MARIKEIQQEKKLLAASQDELDQLFASLQHLAFRGELS, encoded by the coding sequence GTGGCTCGCATTAAGGAGATCCAACAGGAGAAGAAGTTACTCGCGGCATCCCAAGATGAGCTAGACCAACTCTTCGCCTCCCTCCAACACCTTGCGTTTCGAGGGGAACTTTCATGA